CAATCCGCTCGTCTTTGCTTTTCCGCTGAAAAGTGCGCCGATGGTAATAGATGGCGCCCTCGCCCAATATTCCTACGGCGCTCTCGAAAGCGCGGTGATGGACGGGCGCAAACTTCCGTTCCCCGGAGGCTTTGACGCGGACGGAAGGCTCACAGACGACCCCGCCGCCATCCTCGCCACGAATAGGGTGCTCCCGATAGGTTTTTGGAAAGGCTCGGGCTACTCTCTGCTGCTTGATGTGATAGGGGCGGCACTTTCCGGCGGTTTGACCGTGCCTGATGTCGCTCGCATGGGTGACGAGATCGCATTAACGCAGGTGTTCATAGCGATAGACCCTGAAAAGACCTCAAGCCGCGAAGCGGTGGACGAGATGTCCAACAAACTCATCCGAGAATTTAAAACCGCGGAGCCAGTAGAGGAGGGAAAACCAATCTATTATCCCGGTGAAAAGGCCGCTCTTACAAGGAAAGAAAATATAAAAAACGGCATTCCCGTAAACGAGACGATTTGGGACGAAATGCTCGCAAAGGCCGCGTCGTTTCCTCACGCGAAAAACCCGACTTCCGCGCTTGATATGTGGATGAAGATGCGTATACAATCGGCAAAATAGGCCCGGCATCTCTCTGTGGATGCCGGCCTCTTCCCGGTGGATTGAAACAGTTAGGGGACGCGCCGTGCCGCCAAATGCCGGACGGCCGCCATTTATTTCAATTCTTCCTGCCTCTTTTCTCCAGAGCCGCCGCTAAACGGTCTGAAAGGACCTTTCCCAGCCAGCCGGTCAATATCCCGATCATCGCGCCGGCGAGCACGTCCGTCGGGAAATGCAGGTAGAGGTAGAGGCGCGAGAAGGCTATCAGCACCGCCAGCGCCGCCGCGGGCCGCCACCAGCGGCAGCGGCTGAAATAAAGCGCGGAGGCCGCGGCAAAGGCGGCTCCCGTATGACCGGAGGGGAATGAGAAATCACC
The window above is part of the Cloacibacillus evryensis DSM 19522 genome. Proteins encoded here:
- the yiaK gene encoding 3-dehydro-L-gulonate 2-dehydrogenase, yielding MKRVKYGEMFELFYSITTGLGFTESKAMTAAGIFTDNSCDGVYSHGLNRFPRFVSYIEKGVVAPCAEPAKEISFGAIERWNGNLGIGCTNAYQAMERAVALASEYGIGCVAMRNTNHWMRGGTYGIEAASKGFIGICWTNTAANMPAWGAKSCSVGNNPLVFAFPLKSAPMVIDGALAQYSYGALESAVMDGRKLPFPGGFDADGRLTDDPAAILATNRVLPIGFWKGSGYSLLLDVIGAALSGGLTVPDVARMGDEIALTQVFIAIDPEKTSSREAVDEMSNKLIREFKTAEPVEEGKPIYYPGEKAALTRKENIKNGIPVNETIWDEMLAKAASFPHAKNPTSALDMWMKMRIQSAK